From Triticum urartu cultivar G1812 chromosome 2, Tu2.1, whole genome shotgun sequence, a single genomic window includes:
- the LOC125535757 gene encoding uncharacterized protein LOC125535757 yields MDQDDGLHHPAVDLAASDPACPTPTSRTSLQKVCALITTFNEFKRRLVVEIGFGGMLRLPAITRLNLKFSAWIMSMVDGPNRCIKLSQDRSIKFWPEDIHKVFGIPCGTIGIHSPEYQQAESSVQFFRSVLGFSDKGNQVLKNVEAVLMKDLSESTASNLEIDCFKMAFVIYSMGHILAPSTKHDVSVIDYWAAIANTDKIVDFNFCEYVFADLLAACWKVQQDIQNNRPVTHLMGCHLFFQIFYLDNLDLGMLNLPHNSYPRISCFDESRIRK; encoded by the exons ATGGACCAAGATGACGGTCTGCACCACCCCGCCGTCGACCTTGCCGCCAGTGACCCCGCCTGCCCGACCCCAACATCCAGGACCTCTCTTCAGAAAGTTTGCGCTCTTATCACTACATTCAACGAATTCAAACGCAGGCTGGTTGTAGAAATTGGTTTTGGTGGCATGTTGCGTCTCCCGGCTATTACTAGGCTTAATTTAAAATTCAGCGCATGGATCATGAGCATGGTCGATGGTCCGAACAGATGCATCAAGCTATCTCAAGATAGATCTATTAAATTCTGGCCAGAGGATATCCACAAAGTTTTTGGCATACCATGTGGCACAATAGGCATCCATAGCCCTGAATATCAACAAGCCGAAAGTTCAGTTCAGTTCTTTAGATCTGTTCTTGGTTTTTCTGACAAAGGGAATCAAGTGCTCAAGAATGTTGAAGCAGTTCTAATGAAAGATTTATCTGAGTCAACTGCCAGCAATTTAGAGATTGACTGTTTCAAGATGGCTTTTGTGATTTATTCCATGGGCCACATCCTCGCACCGTCTACTAAGCACGACGTGTCAGTAATAGATTACTGGGCAGCTATTGCAAACACGGATAAAATCGTGGACTTCAACTTTTGTGAGTATGTATTTGCTGATTTACTGGCAGCTTGCTGGAAGGTCCAGCAAGACATTCAGAACAATAGGCCAGTTACTCACTTGATGGGATGCCATCTTTTTTTCCAG ATTTTTTATCTAGACAACCTAGACCTTGGCATGCTAAACCTCCCTCACAATTCATATCCACGCATTTCCTGCTTCGATGAATCAAGGATCAGAAAATGA